In Mesotoga sp. Brook.08.105.5.1, a genomic segment contains:
- a CDS encoding ABC transporter permease, translated as MLSSSRRKQLAPILSVGFLLLVWFVASLLVSSNLLLPGPGETIAEFTKILSSARGWSNIAETCSKAFIGLFLALGMAMVTGFLMGLIDVLYKLLRPLVVILQSIPIVSWLALAIFWWGVGFSSPVYIVLLTLFPIFTINIAEGVRNVDKKLVEMAKVYRLSRKVVLRKIYLSSAFPFIVSSMRVGVGIMWKSVAVAEFMVGASGIGRAMSDAKYSINTTRVFAYTLILVILGILTEKLLDLLIGRSARYALKN; from the coding sequence ATGCTCTCTTCTTCTAGAAGAAAACAGCTTGCGCCAATTCTCTCGGTAGGTTTTCTTCTACTGGTGTGGTTTGTCGCATCTCTGCTGGTTTCAAGCAACCTTCTATTGCCTGGTCCAGGCGAAACAATAGCGGAATTCACGAAAATACTCTCAAGCGCTAGAGGCTGGTCGAATATTGCCGAAACATGCTCAAAGGCTTTTATTGGGCTTTTTCTCGCGCTGGGGATGGCCATGGTGACCGGGTTTCTTATGGGTCTGATCGATGTATTGTATAAATTGCTCAGACCGTTGGTAGTGATTCTCCAGTCTATTCCTATCGTATCCTGGCTTGCTCTGGCGATCTTCTGGTGGGGGGTAGGGTTCTCTTCTCCAGTATATATTGTATTGCTTACGTTATTTCCTATCTTCACAATCAATATTGCAGAGGGAGTCAGAAACGTAGACAAGAAGTTGGTAGAGATGGCAAAAGTTTACAGGCTCTCCAGGAAGGTTGTTCTCAGGAAGATCTATCTTTCCTCTGCCTTTCCCTTCATAGTGTCGTCAATGAGAGTGGGGGTTGGAATCATGTGGAAATCAGTCGCAGTAGCTGAGTTCATGGTTGGGGCATCCGGTATAGGAAGAGCAATGTCCGATGCGAAGTACTCAATAAACACTACCAGAGTCTTCGCTTACACTCTGATCCTTGTGATTCTCGGCATACTTACCGAGAAGCTTCTAGATCTGCTAATAGGAAGGAGTGCCCGCTATGCACTTAAGAATTAG
- the rpmF gene encoding 50S ribosomal protein L32: MAVPKQKRSRSRTRLKRAKTYSAIKVAVSTCPNCGEPKQPHRVCLHCGYYGGRQILEIGE, translated from the coding sequence GTGGCCGTTCCAAAGCAAAAGCGAAGCAGGAGCAGAACCCGCTTGAAGCGCGCAAAGACATATAGTGCGATCAAAGTGGCTGTTTCTACATGTCCAAACTGTGGCGAACCAAAACAGCCACACAGAGTGTGCCTGCACTGTGGCTATTATGGAGGAAGACAGATTCTTGAGATTGGTGAGTAA
- a CDS encoding DUF4350 domain-containing protein, producing MKRLIIVLSITMALLVLSSCFPGSGPKVPKSLLIDDIHSNYTEEFEPSKRYETLIQEFRGKGYTVDLASVKGFSPENYGVVLVATPGDAFSAGEIADLSALLSRGGKIIVLGEWFEYYDNTILNTLLSALGIDIQFSNNKIVDESNNYGFVEYWVTTSLFESHRITSGLDEIALFGAC from the coding sequence ATGAAAAGGTTGATCATCGTTCTTTCCATCACTATGGCATTGCTAGTATTGTCTTCATGTTTCCCCGGGTCAGGCCCGAAAGTTCCGAAGTCTCTGCTAATAGATGATATCCACTCAAACTATACTGAGGAGTTTGAACCATCAAAAAGATACGAAACACTCATACAAGAATTCAGGGGGAAAGGTTATACAGTGGACCTGGCATCAGTAAAAGGATTCTCACCTGAGAACTACGGAGTAGTACTAGTAGCAACACCAGGCGATGCCTTCTCGGCTGGAGAAATCGCGGATCTCTCTGCTCTTCTTAGTAGGGGAGGAAAGATCATAGTCCTTGGAGAATGGTTTGAGTATTACGACAATACAATACTGAATACTCTTCTCAGTGCACTCGGAATAGATATTCAGTTCAGCAACAATAAGATCGTCGATGAAAGCAACAATTACGGCTTCGTTGAGTATTGGGTTACAACTTCTCTTTTTGAGTCTCACAGAATCACTTCGGGTCTTGATGAGATTGCTCTCTTTGGAGCTTGCTAG
- the rpsB gene encoding 30S ribosomal protein S2: MSVVSMKQLLEAGVHFGHRTRRWNPKMKPYIYGERKGIYIVDLQKTLKLIEEAYEYVRNSAQEGATFLFVGTKRQAQQIVQEEAKRCDSFYVNSRWLGGLLTNFTTIKKRIEALKNFEEMEESGKLAALPKKEQSMINKRLDKLRKNLSGVKEMQKLPDVIFIVDPKQEEIAVAEANKLGIKVIGIADTNCDPDVIDFIIPGNDDAIRAIQLIVHTMADAILEGREGLNAAALETKKESTAEKTVEISSDEEKPSEELVDDSDDSEDEE, from the coding sequence GTGTCGGTAGTATCTATGAAACAGCTTCTCGAAGCCGGAGTTCACTTCGGTCACAGAACGAGAAGATGGAACCCCAAGATGAAGCCGTATATTTATGGTGAGAGAAAAGGCATCTACATCGTAGACCTTCAGAAGACACTTAAGCTCATTGAAGAGGCCTATGAGTATGTGAGAAATTCTGCTCAGGAAGGTGCTACGTTCCTTTTTGTTGGCACAAAGAGGCAGGCTCAGCAAATCGTACAGGAAGAAGCGAAGAGATGTGACTCCTTTTACGTCAACAGCCGCTGGCTCGGTGGCCTTTTGACGAATTTCACCACGATCAAGAAGAGAATCGAGGCTCTCAAGAACTTCGAAGAAATGGAGGAGTCGGGGAAGCTCGCCGCCCTACCCAAGAAAGAGCAGAGTATGATCAACAAGAGGCTCGATAAGCTTAGAAAGAATCTCAGCGGTGTTAAGGAAATGCAGAAGCTTCCAGACGTGATCTTCATAGTTGATCCCAAACAGGAAGAAATTGCCGTTGCAGAAGCCAACAAACTTGGCATTAAGGTTATCGGTATCGCAGACACCAACTGTGATCCAGATGTAATAGACTTCATTATCCCCGGAAACGACGACGCCATAAGGGCAATTCAGTTGATCGTTCATACCATGGCCGATGCTATTCTTGAGGGCAGAGAGGGTCTAAACGCCGCTGCTCTCGAAACTAAGAAAGAATCGACTGCCGAAAAAACTGTCGAAATCTCTTCAGATGAAGAAAAACCCTCCGAAGAATTAGTCGATGACTCAGATGATTCAGAGGACGAAGAATAA
- the rsfS gene encoding ribosome silencing factor, with protein sequence MDNVVKEIADILDEKHGEDIVILDVSKVSNLSDYFVVATANSDPHMGALREAILEYIEKETVEIIYYDKGKGYDWMVIDGGYFIVHIFSKKGREFYSLEDLWLNAKRYTYRDLVADEDNTRQ encoded by the coding sequence TTGGATAACGTAGTTAAGGAAATCGCAGACATTTTGGATGAAAAGCATGGGGAAGACATCGTAATACTGGACGTCTCCAAGGTGTCAAATCTATCTGATTACTTTGTCGTAGCAACTGCCAATTCTGACCCCCATATGGGTGCTCTTCGAGAGGCGATACTCGAGTACATCGAAAAGGAAACCGTCGAGATCATCTACTACGACAAAGGAAAGGGATATGACTGGATGGTAATCGACGGTGGTTACTTCATCGTCCACATATTCAGTAAGAAGGGAAGAGAGTTCTATTCTCTCGAAGACCTTTGGTTGAATGCAAAGAGATACACATATAGAGATCTCGTCGCTGACGAGGACAACACACGGCAGTAA
- the plsX gene encoding phosphate acyltransferase PlsX, with translation MQGVRIALDAFGGDNAPEVNIDGAFLAIEEFHDLEIVLVGKEESLKPLLKETPESSRIRIVDAGEVFPMSEKPSLLLRKKETSLYKAAQQVKDGKVDALVSAGNTGGVLAAALFVVGRIKGVDRGAIAVLAPSKNGFTILVDAGANSEVRSEHLRDFGTMGYEYAKLLGRTNPKVGLLNVGEEQEKGTELTKQAFDYLKAELGDDFVGNVEGSDINYGDVDVVVCSGFDGNIAMKSMEGAGKLISATLKKEIKRSGLFGLIGALFLKRALGRLKRAMDPSEYGGAFILGVKGAVVKAHGNSNALAIKNAIRVAYQGVKGDLVKSLEMKIGEK, from the coding sequence ATGCAAGGCGTAAGAATTGCCCTCGATGCTTTTGGTGGAGATAATGCTCCCGAAGTTAACATAGACGGTGCTTTTCTTGCTATCGAAGAGTTTCACGATCTTGAGATAGTTCTGGTAGGAAAAGAAGAAAGTCTCAAGCCTTTGCTGAAAGAGACGCCTGAAAGCTCAAGAATTCGAATAGTTGATGCTGGAGAGGTTTTTCCGATGTCGGAGAAGCCCTCTCTTTTGTTAAGAAAAAAGGAGACCTCTCTTTACAAAGCCGCACAGCAGGTGAAAGACGGAAAGGTCGATGCTCTTGTTTCTGCAGGGAATACGGGTGGGGTTCTTGCCGCCGCACTTTTTGTTGTGGGAAGAATAAAAGGCGTTGATCGAGGCGCTATCGCCGTTCTAGCTCCCTCCAAGAATGGATTCACCATACTGGTCGATGCCGGGGCAAACTCCGAAGTCAGGTCAGAGCACCTGCGCGACTTCGGCACAATGGGCTATGAATACGCGAAGCTTCTCGGAAGAACCAACCCGAAGGTTGGGCTGCTTAATGTTGGTGAAGAGCAAGAGAAAGGTACTGAACTCACTAAGCAGGCATTTGACTATCTGAAAGCTGAACTTGGCGATGATTTTGTTGGGAATGTTGAAGGCAGTGATATCAACTACGGAGATGTAGATGTAGTTGTCTGCAGCGGATTCGACGGCAACATAGCTATGAAGTCGATGGAAGGAGCGGGAAAGCTGATTTCAGCAACGCTTAAGAAAGAAATCAAGAGGAGCGGTCTTTTCGGACTGATCGGTGCTCTCTTTCTCAAACGTGCGCTGGGACGGCTGAAAAGAGCTATGGACCCGAGTGAGTACGGAGGTGCTTTCATCCTTGGTGTTAAAGGGGCCGTTGTGAAGGCCCACGGCAATTCTAATGCCCTCGCCATAAAGAACGCAATTCGAGTTGCTTACCAGGGAGTCAAGGGCGATCTAGTTAAGAGCCTCGAAATGAAGATTGGAGAAAAGTAG
- a CDS encoding cytochrome C biogenesis protein CcdA — protein sequence MKRSLLLIFFSLICLSAAASVIIDFFGVATCQECLEAEMMIDSLSYEVEEAVVVNKFMLNESKNQELKLKYARVYGVDESELDLYPMIFVGKDAFTPSNMRPDLLLESMMNYSQEERDIKLSEIETFGEDVSQRITDRYEQFSVFVVLGAGLIDGINPCAFVVLIFLVSYLYYVGRGRNEILVAGVFFAIGIFVAYLAMGTGLLGAVGYIESISRLFQLIFYPAMAVFTGVLAILSVVDFYRMRYKNKKAILELSPGLKKKTHEIIRKNARAKTIWIASLVTGILVSFVEFMCTGQVYLPTIVYIINSAGVSGRALGFLVTYNLGFTAPIIAITLVAYFSSSTKKIQEFMTSTQAAAKIKLLMGALFAVFFVIILNITLRTFNLI from the coding sequence ATGAAACGGAGTCTACTTCTTATTTTCTTTAGTCTTATTTGTCTTTCGGCAGCCGCTTCGGTGATTATCGACTTTTTCGGAGTTGCGACATGTCAGGAATGTCTCGAGGCCGAGATGATGATAGACAGTCTGAGTTACGAAGTTGAAGAGGCTGTGGTCGTCAACAAATTCATGCTCAATGAGTCCAAGAATCAAGAGCTAAAGCTTAAGTATGCCAGAGTTTACGGTGTAGATGAAAGCGAGCTGGACTTGTATCCAATGATTTTTGTCGGCAAGGACGCTTTTACTCCCTCAAATATGAGACCGGACTTACTTCTTGAGAGCATGATGAACTACTCTCAAGAGGAAAGAGACATAAAGCTCTCAGAGATAGAAACTTTTGGCGAAGATGTGAGTCAGAGGATTACAGATCGTTATGAGCAGTTCAGTGTCTTCGTCGTTCTCGGTGCTGGACTGATAGACGGTATAAACCCTTGCGCTTTTGTTGTGCTGATATTTCTTGTCTCATACCTGTACTACGTTGGCAGGGGAAGAAATGAGATTCTAGTTGCAGGGGTTTTCTTCGCTATTGGCATCTTTGTAGCGTACTTGGCAATGGGAACAGGGCTGCTAGGTGCAGTAGGCTACATTGAAAGCATCTCTAGGTTATTTCAGCTAATCTTTTATCCTGCGATGGCAGTTTTCACCGGCGTTCTTGCCATACTGTCGGTAGTAGACTTCTACAGAATGAGATACAAGAACAAGAAGGCTATCCTGGAGCTTTCACCGGGTTTGAAGAAGAAGACACATGAGATAATTCGAAAGAACGCCAGGGCGAAGACCATATGGATTGCTTCACTTGTTACCGGGATTCTAGTTTCTTTTGTCGAGTTCATGTGTACCGGGCAGGTCTACCTACCGACGATCGTTTATATAATCAACAGTGCCGGAGTTTCGGGAAGGGCTCTTGGTTTCCTCGTGACATACAATCTTGGGTTCACTGCCCCGATTATTGCGATAACACTCGTCGCTTACTTTAGCTCCTCGACCAAGAAAATACAGGAGTTCATGACATCGACTCAGGCAGCTGCAAAGATCAAGCTGCTTATGGGGGCGCTGTTTGCCGTGTTTTTTGTGATAATTCTGAACATAACATTGAGAACCTTCAATCTGATTTGA
- a CDS encoding ABC transporter substrate-binding protein produces MRKLVITVFVLSLALVSFGINYMNPVGPTLIPIAELLSSDISNEIPGLEINLWRSVDEAISMLVTGRAQISLLPVTVGVKLAASGVDIKLAAVSMWNGFYFLSTEKSIDDIKDLVGTVIYTLQAPGQTADTILRGALESRGYEVGRDVSIVYVGGAEAVQLLASGKAKLILVPEPFASLAEARVQSVIRSMPIEDLWESFNDRRINIPTSGIFVSGSLDRSVVESFLLLYQQSMSLSLANREKTAEIVSEKMGGFPIPVLQKAMDTAGFLFADSEKAREETTIYIEKLRELDQELTGDIDLDALFF; encoded by the coding sequence ATGAGGAAACTCGTTATTACAGTTTTTGTGCTGTCTCTAGCCCTCGTGTCTTTTGGCATCAATTACATGAATCCAGTTGGTCCTACTCTAATTCCGATTGCTGAATTACTCTCCTCGGATATCTCTAATGAAATCCCGGGTCTCGAAATCAATTTGTGGAGAAGCGTCGACGAAGCGATTTCAATGCTGGTTACAGGGAGGGCACAGATAAGCCTTCTTCCCGTAACCGTTGGAGTTAAGCTGGCAGCTTCTGGAGTAGATATTAAGCTCGCGGCAGTGAGCATGTGGAATGGCTTCTATTTCTTATCTACAGAGAAGTCGATAGATGATATAAAAGACCTGGTAGGAACGGTGATCTACACCTTGCAGGCACCCGGTCAGACAGCAGACACCATTCTTCGCGGCGCCCTTGAGTCCCGTGGATATGAAGTCGGAAGAGACGTGTCGATAGTCTACGTAGGCGGCGCCGAGGCTGTGCAGCTTCTTGCGAGCGGAAAAGCCAAGCTCATACTTGTACCTGAACCGTTTGCTTCTCTTGCCGAGGCTCGTGTTCAGAGTGTAATAAGGTCCATGCCGATTGAAGATCTATGGGAAAGCTTCAACGATAGGAGAATCAACATTCCTACATCGGGGATATTCGTAAGCGGTTCTCTCGATAGAAGTGTTGTCGAATCATTTCTTCTCCTTTACCAGCAGTCCATGAGCCTGTCGCTCGCTAATAGGGAGAAGACTGCAGAGATAGTGTCAGAAAAAATGGGTGGCTTCCCCATTCCTGTACTGCAAAAGGCAATGGATACAGCAGGCTTTCTATTTGCAGACTCCGAGAAAGCCAGGGAAGAAACAACGATATATATTGAAAAGCTGCGGGAACTCGATCAGGAACTGACGGGTGATATTGATCTAGATGCTCTCTTCTTCTAG
- a CDS encoding DUF177 domain-containing protein, whose amino-acid sequence MAKIHELIVDLNSFEFKKTIDVVLDPDFTEEIKLTSAAETHIELYKDKDSIIVTGSVKTILEENCARCLKEVSIPIEGTIEATYVLQDSVVFEEDRTSADLDNVLRLEGDLLDLSERVIEAIIVEVPQKVLCKRDCAGLCPYCGANLNDEQNHSCQKREEIQDEWHKAISDLREKLKS is encoded by the coding sequence ATGGCGAAAATCCATGAGTTAATCGTTGATCTGAACAGCTTCGAATTCAAGAAGACGATAGATGTCGTTCTGGACCCTGATTTCACAGAAGAGATAAAACTGACAAGCGCTGCAGAGACCCACATTGAATTGTATAAAGATAAGGATTCGATCATTGTAACAGGTTCGGTGAAAACAATCCTCGAAGAGAACTGCGCAAGGTGTTTGAAAGAAGTCTCAATCCCGATTGAAGGAACAATTGAAGCCACCTACGTCCTTCAAGACAGTGTTGTTTTTGAAGAAGACCGCACAAGCGCCGACCTGGATAATGTTCTGAGGCTTGAGGGAGATCTGCTGGACTTGTCAGAACGCGTTATTGAGGCTATAATTGTTGAGGTTCCTCAGAAGGTTCTGTGCAAAAGAGACTGTGCAGGTCTGTGTCCGTATTGTGGAGCAAACCTTAACGATGAGCAAAACCATTCGTGCCAGAAGAGGGAAGAGATTCAGGATGAATGGCATAAGGCTATTTCCGACCTGAGAGAGAAATTGAAGAGTTAG
- the glmS gene encoding glutamine--fructose-6-phosphate transaminase (isomerizing) has product MCGIVGMVGEDLTIRKLVDALKKLEYRGYDSAGVAVNGREGLRVTKAVGRISALEKVLGEELDSNVVQGIAHTRWATHGGPSDFNAHPHTDCTGKIAVVHNGIIENFDVLRIDLEKKGHIFKSMTDTEVIAHLIEDHYSGDIVSAVRHTLVDLEGAYAIGVVHQDHPDVIVAARKGSPLVVGSTGESGYLASDVTPLLKHIRDVYFIDDGELAVIRPGSVSISRLDGTSVRKSSTRITWGEDSAEKGGYDHFMLKEIFEEPQTLRNALMSRIKDGAPSFKEIDHLKEEIAKARSITVLACGTSYHAGLVFQRFIQDYSGIRIEVEVASEFRYRRLPEGFSDLVIAISQSGETADTLEGIRKAKRLGTRIISLTNVVGSTISRESDAVIYINAGPEIGVAATKTYVAQVAVLVLLGAGISSIIGQSSSDIAKIVNELEGMPTVFENTLPAANEQCKRLAAEYSDFKHFMYMGRGYSYATALEGALKLKEISYIHASGYQAGELKHGPIALLDKDFPVFAIVPEDELKSKMISNIMETRARDAKVLAICSENDKEVSKTVNSRIEVPRVLDPLYPLVMSPYLQLFAYYIAVKRGLDPDKPRNLAKSVTVE; this is encoded by the coding sequence ATGTGCGGCATTGTTGGAATGGTTGGAGAAGACCTCACAATAAGAAAACTTGTAGATGCCCTGAAGAAGCTCGAATATAGAGGCTACGACTCCGCAGGAGTTGCCGTGAACGGTCGAGAAGGTCTAAGAGTAACGAAGGCCGTTGGAAGGATTTCCGCTCTCGAAAAGGTTCTTGGAGAAGAGCTGGATTCGAACGTTGTTCAGGGAATTGCCCACACCAGATGGGCAACTCATGGAGGGCCTTCCGATTTCAATGCACATCCTCATACCGATTGCACGGGAAAGATAGCGGTTGTGCACAATGGTATTATCGAGAATTTCGACGTTCTGCGAATAGATCTAGAAAAGAAGGGCCACATTTTCAAATCGATGACCGACACAGAGGTAATAGCCCATCTCATTGAAGACCATTATTCCGGTGACATTGTTTCAGCCGTAAGGCATACTTTGGTGGATCTTGAAGGTGCGTATGCGATTGGCGTTGTTCATCAGGACCATCCCGACGTGATCGTAGCAGCTCGCAAAGGGAGTCCCCTTGTCGTAGGATCTACTGGCGAAAGCGGCTATCTTGCCTCAGACGTTACGCCTCTATTGAAGCATATTAGAGACGTCTACTTCATCGATGATGGAGAACTTGCCGTAATTCGTCCAGGCAGTGTAAGTATATCCAGATTGGACGGCACATCTGTTAGAAAATCATCAACAAGGATAACCTGGGGCGAGGACTCGGCTGAAAAGGGCGGCTATGATCATTTCATGCTCAAAGAGATATTCGAAGAGCCACAGACTCTTAGAAATGCTCTCATGTCCAGAATCAAGGATGGAGCTCCCAGTTTCAAAGAGATTGATCATCTGAAAGAAGAGATCGCGAAGGCTAGATCGATAACTGTACTGGCTTGCGGAACAAGTTACCACGCAGGATTAGTCTTCCAGAGATTCATACAGGACTATTCTGGAATTCGGATAGAAGTTGAAGTGGCTTCAGAATTTCGTTACAGAAGATTGCCGGAAGGATTCAGTGACCTTGTCATAGCTATTTCCCAATCAGGTGAGACGGCAGATACTCTTGAGGGGATTCGTAAGGCGAAGAGACTTGGAACCAGAATCATATCTCTTACAAATGTTGTTGGGTCCACAATTTCGAGAGAGAGCGACGCAGTGATTTATATAAATGCCGGTCCGGAGATAGGTGTGGCAGCCACCAAAACTTACGTCGCACAGGTTGCAGTCCTGGTTCTTCTGGGAGCCGGCATCTCCAGCATCATAGGTCAAAGCAGTTCAGATATCGCAAAGATTGTTAATGAGCTGGAAGGGATGCCCACGGTTTTTGAGAATACACTCCCAGCCGCTAACGAACAGTGTAAAAGACTGGCAGCGGAATACTCCGATTTCAAACATTTCATGTACATGGGCAGAGGGTATAGCTATGCAACTGCCCTGGAAGGCGCCTTGAAGCTCAAAGAGATCAGTTATATTCACGCAAGCGGTTATCAAGCCGGAGAGCTTAAGCATGGCCCTATAGCTTTACTGGATAAGGACTTTCCGGTCTTTGCTATAGTTCCTGAGGATGAATTGAAGTCGAAGATGATTTCCAACATAATGGAGACCAGAGCTCGAGATGCAAAGGTTCTGGCTATCTGTTCAGAGAACGACAAAGAAGTCTCAAAGACCGTTAATAGCCGTATCGAGGTTCCTCGTGTTCTCGATCCCCTATATCCGCTGGTGATGTCACCTTATCTGCAGCTCTTCGCATACTACATCGCGGTTAAGAGAGGGCTAGATCCAGACAAACCGAGAAACCTGGCTAAGAGCGTCACTGTTGAATAG
- a CDS encoding ABC transporter ATP-binding protein: MHLRIRDLHKQFDGEKIIDGFSYSIDGDFFLTILGSSGCGKTTLLRIIGGILKPDSGTVELDSKRLGFVFQDDRLIPWLTAAQNISIVSPGCDPVEFLSFVGLKKHKSKYPSQLSGGMRRRVNIARALAFNPDIILLDEPFSSLDVVIKDRLMEDIQKIWMRRGISVIMVTHDPAEAARLSTDIIIIQDKLSKTDSIDLGSPEERTMDEIDRIARSLLSRMKESSSFVQ; encoded by the coding sequence ATGCACTTAAGAATTAGAGACCTGCATAAGCAGTTTGACGGGGAGAAGATAATAGATGGTTTCAGCTACTCTATAGACGGTGATTTCTTCCTAACGATCCTCGGCAGCTCCGGCTGCGGTAAAACCACACTACTGAGAATCATCGGCGGTATCCTGAAGCCCGATAGCGGAACTGTTGAACTTGACAGCAAACGCTTGGGATTTGTATTCCAGGACGATAGGTTAATCCCGTGGTTGACGGCTGCCCAGAATATATCCATTGTCTCACCTGGGTGCGACCCGGTTGAGTTTCTCTCATTTGTTGGACTGAAGAAGCATAAGAGCAAGTATCCTTCTCAGCTAAGCGGCGGGATGCGCAGGAGAGTCAATATAGCGAGGGCGTTAGCCTTCAACCCTGATATCATTCTTTTGGACGAGCCGTTCAGTTCTCTAGATGTTGTAATTAAGGACAGGCTGATGGAAGACATCCAGAAAATCTGGATGAGGCGGGGAATCAGTGTGATAATGGTTACACATGATCCTGCGGAAGCAGCGAGGCTCTCGACAGACATAATAATCATACAGGACAAACTTTCGAAGACTGATTCTATAGATCTCGGCAGTCCGGAAGAGAGAACAATGGACGAAATCGATCGAATAGCTCGGAGCCTGTTATCTAGAATGAAGGAATCTTCTTCATTTGTTCAATGA
- a CDS encoding right-handed parallel beta-helix repeat-containing protein: MRTGKTSIGISLILFVLISILISSCGASTAPEVVIPDQSAKQHETLRVDLSGFVSDSKSDLLFSLEQGPGRIVGSVYELTPGSDLSGRVRVSIRLRDKKGNDGNSSFFVNVAQVKASVAEGHELGFAVPEQYAEVGDVVRIGLNGFRVTGEELRFEIVEANASLNARIEEGILTLNPADGAVGQEKVIIRASAGEESVEFEVPYLVRKRNMPPTLNVGDQRVVEGGTLNVDLTLGARDVDGSIVSYSLVSGPGKVSREGIFTLEVPVGSIGTHTVAVEVLDDRGGTGRASFNIVVMPGESADRRTLSVGGDNSLYTTIQSAIDQAGDGDLILIQPGSYKENLLVNKAVEIRGVSIDEVILEAANITTPAILVRTGTGFLISNITVKTASSGIQVSRVSGEIRNCDIVGGRYGIAFSGSDSSDLLVSGCRISSYDALTTGDVPPTRNVGIYAYGSGVVRIEESIFDRNGTAVHVSNDIVFRVALSEFMSNRIAITVGSNSSGSFVGNSVTRSIENGVLLNTTGHVELINNEIFANVRHGLDLYLRECTDCGCGGTVFRGTISGSGNILDQVASICPASFAWPEDFYTLDESLGKPQ; the protein is encoded by the coding sequence ATGCGTACAGGCAAAACTTCAATCGGTATTTCTCTTATTTTGTTTGTGCTTATCTCGATTCTAATCTCATCGTGTGGTGCTTCAACAGCACCAGAAGTTGTCATCCCCGACCAGAGCGCAAAGCAACATGAAACGCTAAGGGTCGATCTTTCAGGCTTTGTTTCGGACAGCAAGAGCGATCTGCTCTTCTCTCTGGAGCAAGGACCGGGAAGGATCGTCGGGTCTGTCTATGAACTCACTCCCGGCTCCGACCTTTCCGGGCGGGTTCGGGTGTCCATTAGACTAAGAGACAAAAAGGGAAACGACGGCAACTCGTCCTTCTTTGTGAATGTTGCCCAGGTCAAAGCCTCCGTGGCTGAAGGGCATGAACTCGGATTCGCCGTCCCCGAACAGTATGCCGAAGTTGGTGATGTCGTCAGGATAGGGCTTAATGGGTTCAGAGTAACTGGTGAAGAGCTGCGATTTGAGATCGTCGAAGCGAACGCTTCACTCAACGCCAGAATAGAGGAGGGGATACTAACGCTAAATCCTGCAGACGGCGCGGTCGGTCAGGAGAAAGTCATAATAAGGGCTTCGGCTGGCGAAGAGTCTGTCGAATTCGAAGTGCCTTATCTTGTGAGGAAGAGAAACATGCCGCCGACTCTGAATGTTGGAGATCAGAGAGTTGTAGAAGGTGGCACGCTTAATGTCGATCTTACGCTGGGGGCGAGGGATGTCGATGGCAGTATAGTCTCTTACAGTCTGGTTAGCGGTCCCGGTAAGGTTAGCAGAGAAGGAATTTTCACTCTCGAGGTACCTGTCGGGTCGATTGGGACGCATACGGTGGCGGTCGAGGTTCTGGACGATCGTGGCGGAACGGGCCGCGCCTCTTTCAATATAGTCGTCATGCCCGGCGAATCGGCAGACAGGCGCACCCTTTCCGTAGGCGGAGACAACTCCCTTTACACCACAATACAGAGTGCCATAGATCAGGCGGGCGACGGCGATCTGATCCTGATTCAACCGGGTTCTTACAAGGAAAACCTTCTGGTGAATAAGGCCGTCGAGATAAGAGGGGTGTCCATAGATGAAGTCATCCTTGAAGCAGCTAATATAACAACACCGGCAATACTCGTGAGAACGGGAACAGGCTTTTTGATCTCAAATATTACCGTAAAGACTGCTTCTAGCGGTATACAGGTTTCGCGAGTCTCGGGAGAGATAAGGAATTGTGATATTGTGGGTGGCAGATACGGGATCGCTTTCAGCGGTTCTGACAGCTCTGATTTGCTTGTAAGTGGATGCAGGATCTCTTCTTATGATGCACTCACTACGGGCGATGTCCCGCCGACTAGAAACGTCGGTATTTACGCGTACGGTTCCGGTGTCGTAAGAATTGAAGAGAGTATTTTCGACAGGAACGGAACTGCGGTGCACGTGAGCAACGACATTGTTTTCAGAGTCGCTTTAAGCGAATTTATGAGTAATAGAATAGCCATAACAGTTGGGAGCAACTCGTCCGGTAGTTTTGTGGGAAACTCCGTGACCCGCAGTATAGAGAACGGAGTCCTTCTCAATACGACCGGCCATGTTGAGCTTATCAATAATGAGATTTTCGCCAACGTAAGGCACGGGCTCGACCTCTATCTAAGAGAGTGCACTGATTGCGGTTGCGGTGGAACTGTCTTCCGCGGCACAATAAGCGGTTCGGGAAACATCCTTGATCAGGTGGCTTCAATCTGCCCTGCAAGCTTCGCGTGGCCCGAAGACTTTTACACTCTCGACGAGTCTCTCGGAAAACCTCAATAA